One segment of Alistipes finegoldii DSM 17242 DNA contains the following:
- a CDS encoding nuclease → MKKRLIFTLFLAAFVVMCFAQKPCKVMFYNLENFFDTINDPEVHDDEFTPEGPKKWNSAKYFKKLGNIERVLFDIAAADKNYPAVIGVSEVETRSVLEDIVATPKLAPGNYRIVHYDSPEARGVDVAFMYRPDVFKLEGSFPVKTVVPQLPNFKTRDILTMWGTIENEPFFFMVAHWPSRLGGKDASEFKRIAVGEQMRRIADSVLKINPATKVVAMGDFNDDPTDESIAEGLGAKAKMKDLKPGDFYNPFADMLKAGLGTLAYGDAWNLFDNIVVTENLATGSEGRLRLQKAPGSKFYGNIFKRYYMLQKEGQYKGYPLRTYVGNNFQGGYSDHFPVYIYFAK, encoded by the coding sequence ATGAAAAAACGACTGATATTCACTTTGTTCTTGGCGGCGTTCGTCGTAATGTGCTTTGCGCAGAAGCCCTGCAAGGTGATGTTCTATAACTTGGAGAACTTTTTCGACACCATCAACGATCCGGAGGTGCATGACGACGAGTTCACGCCGGAAGGTCCCAAGAAGTGGAATTCCGCCAAGTATTTCAAGAAGCTCGGCAATATCGAGCGGGTGCTTTTCGACATTGCTGCCGCAGACAAGAATTATCCGGCTGTTATCGGCGTCTCGGAAGTCGAGACGCGCTCGGTGCTGGAGGACATTGTGGCGACGCCCAAATTGGCCCCCGGCAACTACCGTATCGTGCATTACGATTCGCCCGAAGCCCGCGGCGTCGATGTGGCTTTCATGTATCGTCCCGATGTGTTCAAACTGGAGGGCAGTTTCCCGGTGAAAACCGTCGTGCCGCAGCTTCCCAACTTCAAGACCCGTGACATCCTGACGATGTGGGGAACCATCGAGAACGAACCCTTCTTCTTTATGGTTGCGCACTGGCCTTCGCGGCTGGGCGGCAAGGACGCTTCGGAATTCAAGCGCATTGCCGTCGGGGAGCAGATGCGCCGCATTGCGGATTCCGTGCTGAAGATCAACCCGGCGACCAAGGTCGTAGCCATGGGCGACTTCAACGACGATCCTACGGACGAGAGCATTGCCGAGGGGTTGGGTGCCAAAGCCAAGATGAAGGATCTCAAGCCGGGCGATTTCTACAACCCCTTTGCCGATATGCTCAAGGCGGGACTCGGAACGCTGGCTTACGGCGATGCATGGAATCTCTTTGACAATATCGTGGTCACGGAGAATCTGGCTACGGGTTCCGAAGGCAGGCTTCGTTTGCAGAAGGCTCCCGGATCGAAGTTCTACGGCAATATCTTCAAGCGGTACTACATGCTGCAGAAAGAGGGACAGTATAAGGGATATCCCCTGCGTACGTACGTGGGAAATAACTTTCAGGGCGGTTACAGCGACCACTTCCCGGTGTATATCTATTTTGCCAAATAA